The Sardina pilchardus chromosome 5, fSarPil1.1, whole genome shotgun sequence DNA window AGTGGCCTGCTTGTTCATCAAAGCCTAAGCGCACCACACCAAAGCATAGTCCCTAAATAAGCCCAATTGATAATAACTTGATGTGGGATCTTTTAACTAATAGCCTATGCTTTATACCGTCGCACTTTCATCTTGAACTTGAACAGCCTTCAGTGCAGCACAGTAATGGTAGCCTAAGTTTTGACAGACAAACTAATTCCATAAATTATTCACCTTGAATGAAATGCTTATATAATTTCTTTCATAGGCCCTATTTGAAACAATACAAATCCCATATATTACATGTGTATATGCTAGACTGCATGTTAAACAAAACATCCAGAgaacaaaataataaacaatattatattatttagcagacacttttgtccaaaacataGTTCAActttaacagtaaacaatttaaaagttggtaatTCTACGTtaaggagaataataataaacaacaatgtcaattcaatcaatagcttGAAAATAgctaaatagcctaggcctataataTAAACCATAATGCATAAGATAAGAGCATGTTGAATGGATATGTTTTTAGACCCttcttgaaagacccaaaactcACAGAATGTACACAGATGTATACAGATGACAAACACAATTGCTGCCAGTAATAATCACAATATTAATAACtatattacccccccccccctctctctctctcacacacacacacacacacacacacatagacagtgacacgcacgcgcacacatacacacacacacacacacacacacacacacacacacacacacacacacacacacacacaacacacacatacacacacacacacacacgcgtgcatacACAGTGACATGCAGTCATGCAACAGTCTCTGTCTCAATCTCTATCAAACAGctttattttgtatttaaacAATGTTATGTTGCGTCAAAGCCTGTGCGGGTGGACGAGCTCTGGTGCGTCAGAGCAATCGAGTCTGAACTATGGGTAGGCGGAACTCTAGGTCGAACTGGGTGGGAATTCTAAAGAGGCTTGTTGGAGCCCAGTAAAGGCTGCTATTGTATGTAAATGATCATCATAAGGGCATATGACTGCACCAGTGCTGGACAGAGGCTAGTGTGAGGGAAATCATTAGCAATGCAAAGTCATGGTGCTCTGGTTCACAGACGTCCTGGTGAAAAGTACCCCTTCTCTTCTGATGTTAACTCCATTGTAGCCGATTGGGTTTTGGATCACTACATCTAAAGGTAAATACCTCTTTCATGGACATGCTAGAGGCAAGCATCTTCAAAGTACTGTAATTGTTTCTCTAAACTGTTTCTTGTGTCCGAGTGATATAAATTGTTTCAGTTTGGAGATTCATTACATAACCTCTTGAACATCTTGGAGTAAGAGCACCCTGCTTCACTGAATTTAATCATTTCTCTCCATTGAAATCTAATTTAGATAATGTAATTTTATCAATTATGTGCTACTTGGGTCATGCTCTTTAGAGCTACAGTTGTCAAAATccatgtatttgtatttgttgtatgtgtgctgtatgttgTGAAACTCGCCTGCATACAAACATGTTGAGATGTTGACATCTGTCCATATGAAAGACTGCACCTTGCATTCTTACAGTGTACATTAAAAGCCCTTGTGGTGCAGTATTTGTCTGTTGAGCCCTTAGCACACAAATCATACTGTTTAACTACATGTCACACCTCACTCTTAAAATACAGAACACCTGAACACTCATACATTCATAGCATGTTTAGCACACATGCATTATGCATTTATTGGCATAGATCCTTAGGCCCATTCTCTCGTACCCTTGTTCCCTTCCCTCTTTTTGACACCTAATCTTTTGTATCCCTCAGTCATACTAAAAATAAATGCACTGGCTAAGCTTAAAGATAAAGCCATATTGCAGTGCTATTACAAATAGAACTCATGGTCTAATGAAGAAGCAAAATGGAATTGTGAAAACTGATAGCTGTAGTGGATGCAAATATTCACTGTTTtcttgtgcagtgtgtgagaggtgcaCAAAGGACTAGTCTAAAAAGGACAAAGTGAAACTGGACAAAATGGCTGCATGGGGAAAATGAGAGAAATTGTGTTGGCACAAAAATTCCTCAGACCCTTTATGTATTATGCAATATGTCTATGGAATGGGTGATTGTGGTAATTGAGGAATTTTCTTGGCAGAATGTCCACAGCCACCCATCCATGCACATGAAAgcttaagtgtcactaaaatcAGATTGAGCCCACACCTCTCGCTGTGCTGTGCCCAGACTAAGCCCCTGGACTGAGCCCACTCTGTTGCTAGTCGCTGCCTAACCCCTCAGGTCACATGCCAACTCTCGCATCCATGCCAAGGATGTCCAGATTTCTCAGCGTCCCATTGGCTACTGGAGGGTCACATGACTTCCAGTGCCAGGCGCTGGTGCTCTGCTTTTAAGCTGCCGCGCACCAGTCAGGCAGGCACAGAGGGGTCGTCTCTATGCCGAGTCTTGCCCAATGCCCATCCTTCAGCGGCGGGTCCACGTCACCCTCCACCCGGGCGCCCGCCCATGCCTCTAACACCACCTGCTGAGCCTGGTAACCTTTTTATTccactctcctctgtcctcactCCCTGCTAAAAAAAAGATTCcttgcctttttcttttttctttgttttttttcttacttcTGAAATattaatttgagaaaaaaaagtttcaaagtttaAAAAGTGTGATAGTGGAAGTAATTAAGTTCAGTATATAATTAAGGATCTGTGTCGGAGAGGACTTCTGGGATTTTATCAAAATGAATTCATGATTACATCATAGGCTTAACCTTCTCTCACCATGGAGCATGAGGTAGGAAATATAAGGATAATATATCAATTGATACACATCTTAAAATAGGACATGTATTTTAAGTAGAAATACCAGATAGATCTTCAAAGCACAGTTTGATTATTGTAACATCCTGACTTTTTGAATAATTCATGCATTTGAATTTCTCCCCTTCTAGAGCTGGAACCAAAAATGAACTGGGCGTCCTTTTATGCCGTGATCAGCGGCGTAAACAGGCATTCCACGGGCATCGGCCGCATCTGGCTCTCCGTCCTCTTCATCTTCcgcctgctggtgctggtggtggccgCCGAGAGCGTCTGGGGCGACGAGAAGGCCCACTTCACCTGCAACACGCAGCAGCCCGGCTGCAACAGCGTCTGCTACGACCACTTCTTCCCCATCTCCCACATCCGCCTGTGGGCACTGCAGCTCATCCTGGTGTCCACTCCTGCCCTGCTGGTGGCCATGCACATCGCGCACCGCCGCCACGTCGACAAGCGTCTGTACCGCCAGTCGGGCCGGTCCAGCCCCAAGGACCTCGAGCAGATCAAGAACAGGAAGATGAAGATCACGGGCGCCCTGTGGTGGACCTACATCATCAGCCTCATCTTCCGTGTGCTGTTCGAGTCGGTCTTCATGTATCTGTTCTATATGATCTATCCTGGTTACAAGATGTTTCGCTTGGTCAAGTGCGATTCCTACCCCTGTCCCAACACTGTGGACTGCTTTGTGTCTCGGCCGACCGAGAAGACGGTCTTCACGGTCTTCATGCTGGCCGTCTCTGGCATCTGCATCCTACTCAACATCGCTGAAGCGGGGTACCTGGTGGCACGGGCCAGCAACCGCCACATTAATGCTAAAGACTCACCTATTGGAGCCTGGATCACGCAGAAACTGTGTTCCTTTTAACATGGCTGGTTAAGATTTGCTTTAGGCACTAAAGTGGATCAAGTGCATTAGGGTTGATAGGATCACTTTGTGACAGTTGTAATCCGGGTCTATCGACAACCATTTAGCTCCGAGCCGGTGTTATCTCCTCCACGGTGCTTACCATCGTACCAGCACTCGCGCAAGTGCATCTGTATAGGACTACATCTGTAAAATGGACGCCCTCTTGAACTGGTGTGGGTGTGGCAGGTGAAAAGGGACCATTGATCCACCCGTCCATCCACTCATCCATCATTGTAAATGTTTTAATGTCAAATTAATGGAAAAATAAGTCAGATAATGATGTATGTCTTCACGTACCATTCTACATACTGTGTAAATAATTTATAGTTTACTGCTATAGTATTAAGCTGCTATAACTGTTCACTGCTATAGTAttaaacgataacgataactgaTTTATAATATTTGTGAAGTAATGCACTGCATATTGTCATACAAATAGAGGCAGTCTGTAATGCTACATGCTTTGTTGATTAAAAGTCATCCAGCACTGAGATTGTACTGTCAATTTTAGATTTTTGTCAATTTATGCAAATATACCTCCAGTTTTATTTgataatttaaaataaaatgaaattggtGCTTTATCCATAgcaatcatatttatttacatcTAACTAAGGCTTTATGTATAGGCTACTCATTCATGTCTACAcaagctataggcctacagtacatattgaTTAATCTGGTGTGTCAGTTCAGTGAAATTGAATGTCTACCTTTACCCTGTGTTAACTATCATGCATCACTTGTAGTCGCTTCGGAGAAAAGAAAGGCTTGGCCAAAGCTTCATTAAAATGCGAGCAGAAGACAGGCATGTGTAGAAGCTACATTATACTGCAGTGTTGTGTGGACTTCTTCAAATAATATGAATTATTTCAGACAAAAGTAGTACTTCCTCATCTGTGTTACTTACTGAAGAGTTATCTTGACAGATATTGACAGTACAGTTCAATAACCGGATGTGTCCAATTGTTCACACCTCACTGCAGTACTGACAGTGTCCACAAGGAGGTAGCATTAGCACATGTACATTTGACACACAAAAGCATGGGTTGCCCACAAGCACATCATGCACTTGTGTACAAGACACAAATGAATGCAAAACGTCCATGCTTGaaacaccccctcctccaccacttccaCCCACACTACTGCCATTACATTCGTAGGCACATATTCAGCGGCCTCTTAGGTGTCATCATTGAAGAAGTCCTGGAGGACTCATTTGCGCAACACAAAGATCCCTCCCAAGAACAGCTGTAGCCAATGGAGAGGTCTGAGAGGAGAGCTGGCGCTTCAAAGAGATGAGCCTCTTTTTCAGGAGAAGGTCagcagggttaaggttagggttagttCAGGACCATTCATACCATGTCTGGATATATGGGAAACTTTTGATGTTGAACAGTCATCTTCATCAtgatttctctctgtccttctctttttctttccttttttttaacagtgcACAAGTCACAGAATGTCTCTATGAATTGATAAGTTGTCAGAGAGAGTGATGTAATCTGAAATAGTAGTATACAAGTCTACTTAgcctatacagtaggctacactacaGTGACTACAATAGCCATCAAATACATTTGTATATATTTCATGTAGAGTAAGCATAATGATGCTGTATTGTttactgtgtggtgtgtgtttgtttgtttgtttgtttgtgtacatgtgtgtgtgtgtgtgtgtgtgtgtgtgtgtgtgtgtgtgtgtgtgtgtgaaaaagagagataagTGCCACACGGTAAAGAGTAAATTATATTTAGCCTGCTGCCACAGAACTCTTTGCTCAATCCCATTGGTCAGTCTAGCTGTCCCTCAGCAAGTAGGAACAAGTCTGGGCCAAGTGTTTGGCTTTAAACTTCTTCACAGGGAGCGCGTGTGCGCACCCTGCCAAAATTAACCCCCTCAAATACACACCGTCAGAAGGGGCTCTAGAAAAAGAAGTGAGGTGCCAACACCAAAAGaatctatcctctctctctttctgtttctttctctctttttctctctctctccttttctctctctcactctctctctccttttctctgtctgttccacACTCTTAGGAGAGTTGTGAGCTGTGAGTTGCATTGTTCTTCAGAGGATTCTCCTCACAGGACATACTCACTTTTATGGACGGAGGAACAGCGGACTGTCATGGTTGTTCGTAAATCCTGTGCCTCTAGGACATACAGGGTGTAGAGTGTATGAAGACTGCCCATGCTTGCCAAAGAAGACAGCACACAGGAGATGAGGACTTAGAAAAGGTGGGTCTCAATCATCTGACAGTTTACGCAAACCCTGAGTCACTGAGGCTATTTAAAGGGAAGTAACGAGATAGTTATCTGCAAAGATAATATGGATATTATACTTAAAATTgttattataggcctacattgttaAAGGCAGTTTATTACTGTCTTATCACTGTTATCATCGTCCTATTACCCTTCTCAAAGTTAATACTAAACGATCATACCAGTGGTCATTGAAATTTACATTGATTAAGTTCAACTAGTAGCCTAATTTCCCATGTACTGGTTTGCACAGCCATAATACTTACTTTCATTAATAATGGTCTGAATCTTTACATCGGTTCTCAGCCCACAGACCAATTGCAAGTTAATCTAATCGCTATATCACTTGGCTATTTTGACATTTGTACACTTCGGTCAACATAATAAGTTTCATTTCTGAAGATATATGGCTTCCTGGCTGCAATAACATCAGAGATTATTGTTCGTTTGGGCTACTGCAATATTAGTCCTACATCAGAGAGAACACTTACCCCTGGACCTAGTGTCCAGACAGAGGAGTTGTTTTAATACTTGAGACAGACTATTTCCTGAGGAATGTTGTAATGTACTGTGAGTATACACCTGTGCACTGTGGACAGTCACGGAATGCAGGAATGCAAAAACAACACAGTTCCGATAGCACTTACAGTAAAATACAGGACATCACAAAGTCACACCAGCCTTGTTGagataataaaacaatacaaataggACCTGACTAGTAGCTAGGATGCTGAAGTACATAGCATGCTTACACACGCAGAAGTACACGCAGATGTTTCTCATATATTATATCAAAGAATTCAGTAAGTGATTTGCTGTTGCTATGTCAATActgaattatgtgtgtgtgtgtgtgtttttgcatgtgtgtgttgtgagtgttttttgtgtgtgtggatgtgtgtgtgtgtaatgcatagGGTTTCTGTAACCTACTTTAGCACGTAAAATCTAATGATGATAatagcacacatacagtgataTTCCATTCCAAACATGGAGTTGAGAGCATTCCAGAGCAGATTTACAGTATCTGCAGTTTAGAGTGATGATGCATGAGAAGCAGAAAAACCCTTATAGAAGCCCGAAATAAAAACAAGCTTTGGCTGCAAAATGAGCTTTGTTTCTTCCCATAAAAGCACTGGCTCAGAATGCAGGGGTTACCTCCAGGTTATATGTTGTAAAAATCATCACAGTCCATGTTTCCCATTTACATGAACAGCCAGACGCCATAATACTTATTTTGCTGCAAGCTTCGTCTGTACTTTTCATTCTACTCTAGTATTCCTTTATACCATATAAACGCTCCTGTTGTGTGTCCTGGTGTGTTGCAGGTTTTGGGGAGTGTGTTTAGTGCGGCAGAGCCATGGGGGACTGGAATTCGCTGGGGAAGCTGCTGGAGAGTGCCCAGGAGCACAGCACGGTGGTGGGCAAGGTCTGGCTCACCGTCCTCTTCATCTTCCGCATCCTGGTGCTGGGCGCGGCCGCCGAGAAGGTGTGGGGCGACGAGCAGTCGGGCTTCACCTGCGACACCAAGCAGCCCGGTTGCCAGAACGTCTGCTACGACAAGACCTTCCCCATCTCGCACATCCGCTTCTGGGTGCTGCAGATCATCTTCGTGTCCACGCCCACGCTCATCTACCTGGGCCACATCCTGCACCTGGTGCGCATGGAGGAGAAGCACAAGCAGCGGGACAAGGAGCTGGccgagcagctggaggaggcgcagctgaccgccgccgccgccgcccacgCCAACGGCGAcaagcagcagctgctgctgctggcgcccGACGCCGCCGTGGCCCTGGCCAAGGGCCGCAAGGCGCCGGTGCGCGACGAGCAGGGCCGCATCCGCCTGCAGGGGGTGCTGCTGCGCACCTACGTCTTCAACATCATCTTCAAGACGCTGTTCGAGGTGGGCTTCATCGTGGCGCAGTACTTCCTCTACGGCTTCGAGCTCAAGCCGCTGTACACGTGCAACCGGCCGCCGTGCCCCAACGTGGTCAACTGCTACATCTCGCGCCCCACCGAGAAGACCATCTTCATCCTGTTCATGCTGGTGGTGGCGTGCATCTCGCTGCTGCTCAACCTGGTGGAGATGTACCACCTGGGCTTCACCAAGTGCCGCCAGGGCCTGAAGTACCGGCGCTCGCAGTCGCTCCTGGCCAACGGCGGCGgcgtcggaggaggaggagggtccaAGCCGCCCAGCGAGACGACGGACGCGGTGGTGCCCTTCGCCGTGCCCAGCTACAGCTACTACCCGCAGCCGGCCACGGCGCCCGAGCCCTACGCCTCGGAGTCCCACTACGCCATGACGGAGCCCGACTCGGCCTTCCAGCCCTACAGCAGCAAGGTGGCCTACAAGCAGAACAGGGACAACCTGGCGGTGGAGCGCAGCGGCGGCACCAAGCCCGACCTCGGCACCGCCGCCGACCTGAAGCCCAAGAGGAGCTCCAGCTCGGCCCCCGGCTCGCCCATGCAGAACCAGCGTCGGCACAGCCGCTCCAGTCgccacagcaacaacaaaacgcGGCTGGACGACCTCAAGATCTGATAccgggggggggcgggggggattgTGGGCAACTGCCTTGATGGTGGGcttggcacacacagagagcctttACCTTAATGAGAAAATAACAGCAAAGGAGTGCTACAGCGTGTGGATATTTTATCCCGAACATTAAAGATTTACTTGAAAACTGAGTATGAACAAAGAAATCTTTGTCAGAAGAAGTGGTCTGGCAGTGAGAGGACAGGCTCTTGTTCTGTTTCACTTCTGATGTGTTCATGTACagattttacatttgttttcttaTTTGGGTATTTGTTATGGGAATGTGAGTAAAGCTGTGCTGTCTAGGGGTTTGCTACATTTTGATACTTTTAGGTGGATCTTAACCAAGAAGAAGAATGAGAGATCCTAACATTAGAAAAAGTATATTGAACGTTTGGACAGATACTAATATTGAATGCTTTGCGCTATTTTTCCATGCCAGTCTTGCCTAAgtgggtatgggtatgggtacacacacacacacaaacacacacacacacacacacagacacacagacacacacagacacacacacacacacatacacacacacacagacacacacagacacacacataaacacacagacacacacacacacacacacacacacacacacacacacacacacacacacacacacacacacacacacacacagacacacacacacacacacagacacacacacacacacacacacagacacccacccccccccacacacacacagacacaaacacacacacacacacacacacacacacacagatgtgcatgtATGGGCATGTTGCGTTGCATAAATATGTGCATAGGGTGCACACCGAGGCCCAATACATTTGGGCACATGGCATGCCAGGACGGACATCAAGTTTCCTGCAGCGGATCAGATTACTGTGCCATGCAATAACACATTGTGGGAGGTTTGTCAGTAGATAGATTTAGTATATGAATTTGAGAGGTTGACTGAATGCCTTGAGCATGTTTTTAAACACGCTGTGCAGACACTGTCTTTATTATTAGGATGAGGGCGTTCATGTTCTTTCTTTTTACACCGGTCCAATTGAAATGAGACATTGTGGATGTGACTTAAAATGGCAGCTGATTGATGGTTGTCAGAGAAATAAAATGAGTTTACTGTGAATGAAGGAGCATAATGTCAATGGCCTCAAGTTCTGATATTTACCTGATATTTACCTGATCAAATcttacatatacatataaaatCATGTTAACATTCTCCAGACtgagaaatgttggatttgtcATATTTAATCACTTATCAGGACATCTTGTCTAATACATGCACccttcacacttcacacataaacacacacatgcatgcacgcacgcacgcacgcacgcacatacacacacacacacacacacacacacacacacacacacacacacacacacacacacacacacacctgtgttatGACTCATGAAGAGTCATAACACAGGGCTGTGGTTCATCCTGCTGCTGTTTGGTTCTTCCTCTCAATTCCTGTTCCCAGGAGTGATGAGATGCACAAAGTCAAAAGGTCAGACATTTGGTTACAAGTCGTTTGTGAGACAAAATTAGCGAGCAATGGGAAAGGAGAGACATCAACATTTCAATATGTGAGTGTGAAAAGACCATTGGAAAGAGAAATATCAACAGCTCACATTTGTCTATATGGACAACTTTAAAAGGATCTGCAGAACAAATTCAGATGCACTCATAGATTcatctgggttcacccaggctagtAGAGACAAAAACAATCCAGTATGGAGTTAGCTTGCTAATATTACAGTGGCTAAGCAGCTACTCAATACCATCCTATTATGTATGTAGTCACATCAGAGTgaaactcttttttttcacGACTGACTAGGTTCAACATGTCACTTTCAAGTGTCGGCCAACATGACCAAGATCTCTCCTGATATACccctttgtttgtttacttcagTAAATGTAAAGGAACTGTTTAAATCATGTGTTTGTAGTCAGTGACTTACATTTGTCTTCCTCCAGTGTTTCTACCCAGTCAGTCcctaccaaagatcatagagcgctccgctctagaatctccGGTCCCTAGGCTactagtaggctactttgttgcATGGGAGCTGCATTctcattaccgtaatttcccgactattagtcgcggcttatacattgattttgaacaTTGAatttcttctgctatgaggttaCTACAGGGGggcaattacagtttttttcaatcgctaacaagcgtttgtccattcagttgacacattttcaaaactctaaacacagttagcacagcatcggtcttttgtggccataccattcacacatttcatgttgttttcacacagtatgcagtcagtgaatacattttcacaatgcatacattttcttaacagacaaactatacctcccaacaaaacaatggatcgtttttgtattattttcgaatgttaacacacaacatcccacaatagttaaaacaatattccaaaccttagatacagtataaaaacctctgcttctgcaatgttatcaattcaaaagcaatatatctcagctgataataaacaaacaatcgaataattgacacacag harbors:
- the gjb1a gene encoding connexin 27.5 isoform X1 — protein: MPLTPPAEPELEPKMNWASFYAVISGVNRHSTGIGRIWLSVLFIFRLLVLVVAAESVWGDEKAHFTCNTQQPGCNSVCYDHFFPISHIRLWALQLILVSTPALLVAMHIAHRRHVDKRLYRQSGRSSPKDLEQIKNRKMKITGALWWTYIISLIFRVLFESVFMYLFYMIYPGYKMFRLVKCDSYPCPNTVDCFVSRPTEKTVFTVFMLAVSGICILLNIAEAGYLVARASNRHINAKDSPIGAWITQKLCSF
- the gjb1a gene encoding connexin 27.5 isoform X2, which produces MNWASFYAVISGVNRHSTGIGRIWLSVLFIFRLLVLVVAAESVWGDEKAHFTCNTQQPGCNSVCYDHFFPISHIRLWALQLILVSTPALLVAMHIAHRRHVDKRLYRQSGRSSPKDLEQIKNRKMKITGALWWTYIISLIFRVLFESVFMYLFYMIYPGYKMFRLVKCDSYPCPNTVDCFVSRPTEKTVFTVFMLAVSGICILLNIAEAGYLVARASNRHINAKDSPIGAWITQKLCSF
- the gja2 gene encoding gap junction protein, alpha 2, with the protein product MGDWNSLGKLLESAQEHSTVVGKVWLTVLFIFRILVLGAAAEKVWGDEQSGFTCDTKQPGCQNVCYDKTFPISHIRFWVLQIIFVSTPTLIYLGHILHLVRMEEKHKQRDKELAEQLEEAQLTAAAAAHANGDKQQLLLLAPDAAVALAKGRKAPVRDEQGRIRLQGVLLRTYVFNIIFKTLFEVGFIVAQYFLYGFELKPLYTCNRPPCPNVVNCYISRPTEKTIFILFMLVVACISLLLNLVEMYHLGFTKCRQGLKYRRSQSLLANGGGVGGGGGSKPPSETTDAVVPFAVPSYSYYPQPATAPEPYASESHYAMTEPDSAFQPYSSKVAYKQNRDNLAVERSGGTKPDLGTAADLKPKRSSSSAPGSPMQNQRRHSRSSRHSNNKTRLDDLKI